A part of Rhopalosiphum maidis isolate BTI-1 chromosome 3, ASM367621v3, whole genome shotgun sequence genomic DNA contains:
- the LOC113556758 gene encoding transforming growth factor beta regulator 1, with amino-acid sequence MYPVDNRNIWINNHVNIRNYGYDYKRKKLKKVIKDLVYENASICDEISLNQEKLLIVREQCKFLTKKLKAFEPQIDVSAASVNTTVKKATPRKKATTNGVKPKPRRPAAKHKKKIIEVQEPITSGNVTIYNFGEIVYDTPFYYSDCAIYPAGYYASRTYAHFRNIFSKCTYHCKVIKAGSSPRFEIMDHDKHFKVTGLSTDECHSHLISLINKLLGAEDLIPANRNGDRFFGLTLPSVRLKLQEAPESKFCTGYIPLELQPDNHESELKAESDPAVSFEGLHNTLNRFRSRH; translated from the exons ATGTATCCAGTGGATAACCGAAATATCTGGATTAATAATCATGTTAATATTCGTAATTATGGATACGATTACAAACGTAAAAAGTTAAAGAAGGTTATTAAAGATTTGGTTTAT gaAAATGCTTCCATTTGTGACGAAATATCACTAaatcaagaaaaattattaattgtgcgAGAACAATGtaagtttttaactaaaaagttAAAGGCTTTTGAACCtcaaatag atgTTTCTGCTGCCAGTGTAAATACAACAGTAAAGAAGGCAACTCCAAGAAAAAAAGCAACTACCAATG gtgTAAAACCTAAGCCAAGACGTCCTGCTGCTAAACATAAGAAGAAAATTATAGAAGTCCAAGAACCAATAACTAGTGGAAATGTAACTATTTACAACTTTGGAGAA attGTATATGATAcaccattttattattcagaCTGTGCAATCTATCCAGCTGGATATTATGCATCAAGAACGTATGctcattttagaaatatattctcTAAATGTACTTATCATTGCAAAGTTATAAAAGCTGGTTCATCTCCAag ATTTGAGATCATGGATCatgataaacatttcaaaGTCACTGGCTTAAGCACTGATGAATGCCATAGTCAtcttatatcattaattaataaattgctaGGTGCTGAAGATTTAATACCTGCAAATAGAAATGGTGATAGATTTTTTGGATTGACCTTACCTTCAGTTCGTTTGAAACTACAGGAAGCACCGGAATCTAAATTTTGCACAGGATACATTCCATTAGAATTGCag ccaGACAATCATGAATCCGAATTAAAGGCTGAAAGTGATCCTGCAGTGAGTTTTGAGGGTctacataatacattgaaCAGATTTCGATCTAGACATTAA
- the LOC113557464 gene encoding ankyrin repeat domain-containing protein 30A-like isoform X2 codes for MANQLQGLESMNKKIILQINSAYGFGLVKGSIVIYATLMNQKLQTAIIPVNQNELKFASDIVWYMDNATLKKLKMSNASIRIECFRIPIDKLSSNEKLGYLLLKVKGAQTINPTSNDRIENISYKLIGSKNCSYDLNLSLRIEDLSDKTIERSPEKIKNSNLINKNTIVENCLKKKDNKHFEEDIEIDLPKPDVNMLEKIDISPEKYEQQYECNFNVQQNLIEELEDWKDKQMILFNEKMKIKEEQLLKEFNNKWSNDRKRIEDELTYAMSKCKALANDLDKMSDMLKERDAIVTAKELELACQKDSMDKTYFGLIQNAQSSNAQSINELSNKVFEMETKLHEAEKMNILLKKENEELKYKNNSGLHVQELEKTISNLENKLEEANSSCMFFKERWIASVRKINQMYTKYHGTKTDDHLLNNRQNIQNILTNQIVERQHDEEKLRTLLNDIGKLRQDMANTNY; via the exons ATGGCAAACCAACTTCAAGGATTGGAATCCATGaataaaaagattattttacaaataaactcAG cctATGGATTTGGTTTAGTCAAAGGATCTATTGTAATTTACGCAACATTGATGAACCAAAAATTACAAACGGCTATAATTCCAGTCAATCAAAATGAACTGAAATTTGCTTCAGATATTGTATGGTACATGGATAATGCTAcactaaaaaa gTTGAAAATGTCTAATGCATCGATTAGAATCGAGTGTTTTCGTATTCCAATAGATAAATTAAGTTCAAATGAAAAGCTTGGTTaccttttattaaaagtaaaggGTGCACAAACTATTAATCCAACATCCAATGATCGC atagaaaatatttcatacaaattaatagGATCAAAAAACTGTAGTTATGatcttaatttatcattacgaATTGAAGATTTAAGCGATAAAACTATTGAGAGATCAccagaaaaaatcaaaaactcaaatttaataaataagaatacaattgttgaaaattgtttgaaaaaaa aagataacaaacattttgaagAAGACATTGAAATAGATTTACCAAAACCTGATGTTAATATGTtagaaaaaattgatatttcaccagaaaaatatgaacaaca ataTGAATGCAATTTTAATGTTCAGCAAAACTTAATTGAAGAATTAGAAGATTGGAAAGACAaacaaatgatattatttaatgaaaaa atgaaaataaaagaagAACAACTGTTAAaagaatttaacaataaatggtCTAATGATAGAAAACGCATTGAAGACGAACTTACCTATGCTATGTCCAAATGTAAAGCATTAGCTAATGATTTAGACAAAATGTCTGATATGTTAAAAGAAAGGGATGCTATTGTAACGGCTAAAGAACTAGAa TTAGCTTGTCAAAAAGATAGTATggacaaaacatattttggatTAATACAAAATGCGCAGTCTTCCAATGCACAGTCAATTAATGAACTCAGtaataaagtttttgaaatggaaacaaaattacatgaagcagaaaaaatgaatattttactaaaaaaagaaaacgaaGAACTGAAGTACAAAAACAATTCTGGTTTACATGTACAAGAAttagaaaaaacaatt tcaaatttagaaaataaacttGAAGAAGCTAATAGTTCTTGTATGTTCTTCAAAGAGCGGTGGATAGCATctgtaagaaaaattaatcaaatgtatACCAAATATCATGGAACGAAAACTGATGATCATTTACTTAACAATAGacaaaa tatTCAAAACATATTGACTAATCAAATTGTTGAACGACAACACGATGAAGAAAAACTAAGAACACTCTTAAATGATATAGGTAAATTACGACAAGATATGGccaatactaattattaa
- the LOC113557464 gene encoding RING finger protein PFF0165c-like isoform X1, with protein sequence MANQLQGLESMNKKIILQINSAYGFGLVKGSIVIYATLMNQKLQTAIIPVNQNELKFASDIVWYMDNATLKKLKMSNASIRIECFRIPIDKLSSNEKLGYLLLKVKGAQTINPTSNDRIENISYKLIGSKNCSYDLNLSLRIEDLSDKTIERSPEKIKNSNLINKNTIVENCLKKIEDNKHFEEDIEIDLPKPDVNMLEKIDISPEKYEQQYECNFNVQQNLIEELEDWKDKQMILFNEKMKIKEEQLLKEFNNKWSNDRKRIEDELTYAMSKCKALANDLDKMSDMLKERDAIVTAKELELACQKDSMDKTYFGLIQNAQSSNAQSINELSNKVFEMETKLHEAEKMNILLKKENEELKYKNNSGLHVQELEKTISNLENKLEEANSSCMFFKERWIASVRKINQMYTKYHGTKTDDHLLNNRQNIQNILTNQIVERQHDEEKLRTLLNDIGKLRQDMANTNY encoded by the exons ATGGCAAACCAACTTCAAGGATTGGAATCCATGaataaaaagattattttacaaataaactcAG cctATGGATTTGGTTTAGTCAAAGGATCTATTGTAATTTACGCAACATTGATGAACCAAAAATTACAAACGGCTATAATTCCAGTCAATCAAAATGAACTGAAATTTGCTTCAGATATTGTATGGTACATGGATAATGCTAcactaaaaaa gTTGAAAATGTCTAATGCATCGATTAGAATCGAGTGTTTTCGTATTCCAATAGATAAATTAAGTTCAAATGAAAAGCTTGGTTaccttttattaaaagtaaaggGTGCACAAACTATTAATCCAACATCCAATGATCGC atagaaaatatttcatacaaattaatagGATCAAAAAACTGTAGTTATGatcttaatttatcattacgaATTGAAGATTTAAGCGATAAAACTATTGAGAGATCAccagaaaaaatcaaaaactcaaatttaataaataagaatacaattgttgaaaattgtttgaaaaaaa tagaagataacaaacattttgaagAAGACATTGAAATAGATTTACCAAAACCTGATGTTAATATGTtagaaaaaattgatatttcaccagaaaaatatgaacaaca ataTGAATGCAATTTTAATGTTCAGCAAAACTTAATTGAAGAATTAGAAGATTGGAAAGACAaacaaatgatattatttaatgaaaaa atgaaaataaaagaagAACAACTGTTAAaagaatttaacaataaatggtCTAATGATAGAAAACGCATTGAAGACGAACTTACCTATGCTATGTCCAAATGTAAAGCATTAGCTAATGATTTAGACAAAATGTCTGATATGTTAAAAGAAAGGGATGCTATTGTAACGGCTAAAGAACTAGAa TTAGCTTGTCAAAAAGATAGTATggacaaaacatattttggatTAATACAAAATGCGCAGTCTTCCAATGCACAGTCAATTAATGAACTCAGtaataaagtttttgaaatggaaacaaaattacatgaagcagaaaaaatgaatattttactaaaaaaagaaaacgaaGAACTGAAGTACAAAAACAATTCTGGTTTACATGTACAAGAAttagaaaaaacaatt tcaaatttagaaaataaacttGAAGAAGCTAATAGTTCTTGTATGTTCTTCAAAGAGCGGTGGATAGCATctgtaagaaaaattaatcaaatgtatACCAAATATCATGGAACGAAAACTGATGATCATTTACTTAACAATAGacaaaa tatTCAAAACATATTGACTAATCAAATTGTTGAACGACAACACGATGAAGAAAAACTAAGAACACTCTTAAATGATATAGGTAAATTACGACAAGATATGGccaatactaattattaa
- the LOC113558481 gene encoding RNA exonuclease 4 translates to MNSAKEVLLNKPENGDAKCVNNQQQSKKDKDVLAIDCEMVGIGQRSALARVSIVNSKGETIYDKFVKPRGKVTDYRTRVSGIRPQDIANGELFAIVKTEVHQIVKQKILVGHGLEHDLVVLELNHPLHLIRDTSTYWNVKENTKVRKPSLKLLASRLLGVSIQDGEHSSVEDAKVALQLYMMVRKDWENRFIKKSSLS, encoded by the exons ATGAATTCAGCTAAAGAAGTGTTGCTCAATAAACCAGAAAATGGTGATGCAAAATGCGTGAACAATCAACAACAATCAAag AAAGATAAAGATGTTTTAGCGATCGATTGCGAAATGGTCGGGATTGGACAAAGAAGTGCATTAGCTCGTGTTTCAATTGTTAATTCTAAGGGCGAAACTATCTACGACAAGTTTGTCAAGCCCAGAGGAAAAGTTACAGATTATCGTACGCGGGTGAGTGGCATTCGACCTCAAGACATTGCAAACGGGGAGTTATTTGCCATAGTAAAAACAGAAGTCCATCAAATAGTCAAACAGAAAATATTGGTAGGCCATGGACTAGAACATGATCTGGTAGTATTGGAGTTAAACCATCCCTTACATTTGATTAGAGATACCTCAACGTACTGGAATGTGAAGGAAAATACAAAAGTTAGAAAGCCTAGTCTGAAACTACTGGCGTCACGATTACTTGGAGTCAGTATACAGGATGGAGAACATAGTTCAGTTGAAGATGCTAAGGTAGCACTTCAGTTGTATATGATGGTACGCAAAGATTGGGAAaatcgatttataaaaaagtcgTCCCTGTCATAA
- the LOC113556904 gene encoding uncharacterized protein LOC113556904 has protein sequence MAFQPNSTVKVQDPIRENYDNYLLIDVGSNMVNKKFSRDLESVLQRAKDSGVQKIIVPCTSLRTSKEALRLARIYPGALYSTAGIHPHEAKSWEDNYYDELKDIAKNSECVAIGICGLDYNKDFSSPDIQRKVFELQISLAKEMKKPIMLHQKGAHEDFLKIIKTHLPLMLPAILHSFTGSFEEATDYINLGMYIGITGGLCKDSSGSGIKKLLNAGTLTLDRILVQSDSPFMYPNARAANLTDALKSNLTQRSLGFLQRYCTFHRNEPCSLPILVELLAGFISKKPDEVALATSINALKIFGMS, from the exons atgGCTTTTCAACCTAACAGTACAGTCAAAGTTCAGGATCCAATCCGAGAGAACTATGACAATTATTTGCTCATCGATGTTGGATCGAACATGGTGAACAAAAAGTTCAGCAGGGACTTGGAATCTGTATTACAACGAGCAAAAGATTCGG gtgttcaaaaaataattgttcctTGTACCTCTCTAAGAACGAGTAAAGAAGCGTTACGGTTAGCAAGAATATATCCAGGAGCGTTATATTCAACTGCag gtATCCATCCACACGAAGCAAAATCTTGggaagataattattatgatgaacTGAAAGATATTGCTAAAAATTCAGAATGTGTAGCTATTGGTATATGTGGGTTGgattataataaagatttttcaTCACCTGATATACAAagaaaagtttttgaattacag aTTTCCTTGGCTAAAGAAATGAAAAAGCCCATTATGTTGCATCAAAAAGGAGCCCACgaagattttttaaagattataaaaacacatttgcCTTTAATGCTTCCAGCAATTTTACATTCGTTTACTGGTTCTTTCGAAGAAGCTACTGATTACATAAACTTGGGAATGTACATTGGGATAACAG gagGTTTGTGTAAAGACAGTTCTGGTAGTGggataaaaaaacttttgaatGCTGGAACATTAACATTAGATAGAATACTAGTGCAATCAGATTCTCCATTTATGTATCCAAATGCTAGAGCAGCAAATCTTACCGATGCATTAAAATCTAACCTTACCcaaag ATCACTGGGATTTTTACAGCGTTACTGTACATTTCATCGAAACGAACCATGTTCATTACCTATTTTGGTGGAATTGTTAGCtggttttatttctaaaaaaccaGATGAAGTGGCATTAGCAACATCAATTAATGcgcttaaaatatttggaatgtcataa